Proteins found in one Aspergillus chevalieri M1 DNA, chromosome 2, nearly complete sequence genomic segment:
- a CDS encoding endo-1,4-beta-xylanase (CAZy:GH10;~COG:G;~EggNog:ENOG410PW9N;~InterPro:IPR017853,IPR001000;~PFAM:PF00331;~SECRETED:SignalP(1-20);~go_function: GO:0004553 - hydrolase activity, hydrolyzing O-glycosyl compounds [Evidence IEA];~go_process: GO:0005975 - carbohydrate metabolic process [Evidence IEA]), with product MKSIGAASLIALLAATDAFACTGTTSLREEAGKKDILIGSGAINPTYLDDPQFATVLAQQFNSLSPENEMKWSFLNPTRGHYNWDTIDRLVDFAEAHDMVVKGHGLISSCCNPDYLLNITDPTAFRAAMTAHFKAVMHRYDGKVDRWDVVTEALKTQGGGLNANDFYKVLGPSYINDAFRIARAAGPDAKLFINEGLVETLPGKRQELYDLVSGLVADGVPIDGVALQMHVTEIAPKPGVITDMVNSYKALGLEVTIAEMDVHTLNATLQADIYGAVVGEALNAGITDISFWGFTDKHAYTWLPGAKPLMFDESYHAKGAFYATHTALTNFVSGP from the coding sequence ATGAAGTCCATTGGTGCCGCCTCACTCATCGCGCTTCTCGCTGCTACCGATGCGTTCGCCTGCACCGGAACCACCTCGCTGAGGGAGGAGGCGGGCAAGAAGGACATTCTCATCGGGTCCGGAGCGATCAATCCAACCTACCTCGACGATCCTCAGTTTGCGACCGTCCTTGCCCAGCAGTTCAACAGCCTCTCTCCCGAAAATGAGATGAAGTGGTCGTTCCTTAACCCGACCAGAGGGCACTACAACTGGGACACAATCGACCGCCTCGTTGACTTCGCGGAAGCCCACGACATGGTGGTCAAGGGCCACGGGCTCATCTCTAGCTGCTGTAACCCTGACTACCTGCTCAACATCACCGACCCCACAGCGTTTCGTGCTGCGATGACGGCTCACTTCAAGGCGGTCATGCACCGGTATGACGGCAAGGTAGATCGGTGGGACGTGGTCACTGAAGCCCTCAAAACGCAGGGCGGCGGCCTGAATGCCAACGACTTCTACAAAGTACTTGGTCCCAGCTACATAAACGATGCCTTCCGCATCGCCCGGGCAGCAGGCCCGGACGCCAAGCTGTTCATCAACGAGGGTCTCGTCGAGACACTCCCCGGCAAGCGTCAGGAACTCTACGACCTGGTCTCTGGACTCGTGGCGGACGGCGTCCCGATCGACGGAGTCGCCCTGCAGATGCACGTCACCGAAATAGCCCCGAAACCGGGCGTGATCACGGACATGGTCAACTCTTACAAGGCGCTCGGATTGGAAGTGACGATTGCTGAAATGGATGTCCACACGCTTAACGCTACGCTCCAGGCCGATATCTACGGCGCCGTCGTTGGCGAGGCTCTAAACGCAGGAATCACCGACATTAGCTTCTGGGGCTTCACGGATAAGCACGCCTATACCTGGCTGCCGGGCGCAAAGCCATTGATGTTCGATGAGTCCTACCACGCCAAGGGTGCGTTCTACGCCACTCACACTGCCCTAACGAACTTCGTCAGCGGGCCTTAG
- a CDS encoding Zn(II)2Cys6 transcription factor (COG:S;~EggNog:ENOG410PZZF;~InterPro:IPR036864,IPR021858,IPR001138;~PFAM:PF00172;~go_function: GO:0000981 - DNA-binding transcription factor activity, RNA polymerase II-specific [Evidence IEA];~go_function: GO:0008270 - zinc ion binding [Evidence IEA];~go_process: GO:0006355 - regulation of transcription, DNA-templated [Evidence IEA]), with protein sequence MLVSDVRHASSVGEEVAAPNSQKARKRHRMRHTKSRHGCLTCKSRRVKCDEARPVCGACSSRGEPCSFPDKTGIPCKPNSPSRMREAGPRARSGGVPHDLQPYLEPLEADTAGTPQSVNEDLLEMGNLLMMQFYHLHTAKKMSADQKRARVWQRVIPHLAGRNRYLMHLLLALGGIHMITERLRHRTAEESDLSETVDLRAVMRHHQKGLEDFREDMAQISNSNAEAVYAGSLLLAGFIFASLQVPELNPNVTTANSVSVPHAKLAASDPRGLERDPGSMVNLEG encoded by the exons ATGCTGGTTTCGGACGTGAGACATGCCTCATCTGTGGGCGAAGAAGTAGCAGCCCCCAACAGTCAAAAGGCGCGGAAAAGACACCGCATGCGCCACACTAAATCTCGCCATGGGTGTTTGACGTGCAAATCCCGAAGGGTTAAA TGTGATGAAGCTCGTCCTGTATGTGGCGCCTGCTCTTCTCGTGGGGAGCCATGCTCCTTCCCTGACAAAACCGGGATTCCCTGCAAGCCAAACAGCCCCTCTCGGATGCGAGAAGCAGGGCCACGCGCCCGGAGTGGCGGTGTTCCCCATGATCTACAACCCTATCTAGAACCATTGGAGGCCGATACAGCGGGGACTCCCCAGTCAGTAAACGAGGACCTACTGGAAATGGGCAATCTCCTCATGATGCAGTTTTATCATCTGCACACAGCCAAAAAGATGTCCGCAGATCAAAAACGGGCCCGGGTCTGGCAGCGGGTGATTCCCCACCTCGCCGGAAGGAATCGTTATCTTATGCACCTGCTCCTCGCTTTGGGTGGCATACACATGATCACAGAGCGGCTGAGGCACAGGACTGCTGAAGAAAGCGACTTGTCTGAAACAGTGGATCTTCGGGCTGTTATGAGGCATCATCAGAAAGGGCTAGAAGACTTCAGAGAGGATATGGCGCAAATATCCAACTCTAATGCTGAGGCTGTCTACGCCGGCTCTCTACTTCTGGCTGGATTTATCTTCGCATCCCTCCAGGTCCCTGAGCTCAACCCAAATGTTACAACTGCCAATTCGGTCTCTGTTCCCCATG CTAAGCTGGCTGCATCTGATCCGAGGGGTCTCGAGCGTGATCCAGGATCAATGGTCAACCTTGAAGGCTAG
- a CDS encoding RTA1 domain-containing protein (COG:S;~EggNog:ENOG410PN5J;~InterPro:IPR007568;~PFAM:PF04479;~TransMembrane:7 (o20-40i47-66o86-111i123-141o161-184i205-227o239-259i);~go_component: GO:0016021 - integral component of membrane [Evidence IEA]), whose product MLNSRDSSDAVFAFYRYDPSMGGAVLFILLFMGTTGYHIFQLFKTRMWFFIPFVIGGIFEIVGYIGRAVSSKESPDWTLGPYIVQTLFLLLAPALLAASIYMFLGRIILVLQAESHSLLKKKWLTKIFVTGDVLSFLLQGAGGGIQSSGGLDSLKNGEHIIIVGLFVQIFFFGFFIITATHFNWKLKKFPIPRSCSPDIPWRKHLNVLYVTSLLIMVRSIFRLAEYIEGNNGYLLHHEVYIYVFDAALMFIVMIIFNVVHPHEIGQLLVRVPGYELTRIPEEQAIKTYDGYSGV is encoded by the exons ATGTTGAACTCGAGGGATTCCAGCGACGCTGTCTTTGCCTTTTATCGCTACGATCCTAGTATGGGCGGCGCCGTTCTTTTCATCCTGCTTTTTATGGGCACCACGGGGTATCATATTTTTCAACTGTTCAAGACTCGCATGTGGTTTTTCATCCCCTTTGTTATCGGGGGAATCT TTGAAATTGTCGGATATATTGGACGTGCCGTGTCCAGCAAGGAAAGCCCAGATTGGACACTGGGACCCTATATTGTGCAGACATTGTTCCTTTTGCTCGCACCGGCTCTCCTAGCGGCCTCGATATACATGTTCCTTGGTCGCATTATCCTGGTTTTACAAGCCGAATCACATTcgttgttgaagaagaagtggtTGACCAAGATTTTTGTGACTGGCGACGTGCTTTCATTCTTGTTGCAAGGAGCTG GTGGCGGCATACAGAGCAGTGGAGGCCTGGATAGTCTAAAGAACGGCGAAcacatcatcatcgttggCTTATTCGTTCAgatcttcttctttgggttCTTCATCATCACGGCCACCCATTTTAACTGGAAGCTCAAGAAATTCCCAATTCCGCGCTCCTGCTCTCCAGACATCCCCTGGCGCAAACATCTGAACGTGCTCTATGTGACGAGCCTTTTGATCATGGTCCGCTCCATCTTTCGATTGGCTGAATACATCGAGGGAAATAACGGGTATCTTCTGCACCATGAGGTCTATATATATGTTTTTGATGCAGCGCTGATGTTCATCGTCATGATCATCTTCAACGTTGTTCATCCGCATGAAATTGGTCAACTTCTGGTTCGTGTCCCCGGTTATGAATTGACGCGCATCCCAGAGGAACAAGCTATCAAGACATATGACGGATACTCTGGCGTGTGA